GTAATCATTATTCAGTTTATCTCTATAAAGCTGTTGTGATCACGGTTTCAGTTGTTCTCTTccatttgttgttttcttgatGTGTTTCTACAATACATTTGCTTAATCCCTTTGGCCAACTCACAGGcttgatatttttctcttttcttttcctgtaaAACCTGTACAAGTACCACCTCCCTGGTATATCTTTGGATTTTCTGTGTAAAGTGCATTTATAATAGATATTGtatcattcaaaaaaataatgcatCTTGTCTGCTTCCACTCCTCCTTCATCCTAGACAAAGACCAGGCTAAAACATACTTCGATATAGAGAAACTTGTCCAGCACAAGTCGTATGAATTTCCCAAGAAAGAAGTGTCTCCGGCAGCagttgctgcagcagcagaagctgCAGTTAAAGCAGCCACACCCTCTTCTGCTACACTTGAGGAGGTGGCAACCACCACTCCGGTAGAAGCTGCTACCCCAGCAGTTGAAGCAACTCCCATTGTTGAAGAGTCTCCTGCTGTTGAAGCAGTGTCTGAATCTGCATCAGCAGTTGAAGCGGCACCTGTCGTTGAGGCTGTTGCAGAAGCTGCACCCATTGTTGAGGCTGTTGCAGAAGCTGCACCCGTCGTTGAGGCTGCCGCAGAAGCTGCACCCGTCGTTGAGGCTGCCGCAGAAGCTGCACCCGTCGTTGAGGCTGCCGCAGAAGCTGCACCCGTCGTTGAGGCTGTTGCAGAAGCTGCACCCGTCGTTGAGGCTGTTGCAGAAGCTGCACCCGTCGTTGAGGCTGTTGCAGAAGCTGCACCCGTCGTTGAGGCTGTTGCAGAAGCTGCACCCGTCGTTGAGGCTGTTGCAGAAGCTGCACCCGTCGTTGAGGCTGTCGCAGAAGCTGTTGTTGAGGCTGTCACTGAAGTAGTTGCAGAAGCTGCACCCGTCATTGAAGCGGTTACTGAAGTGGTTGCTGAATCTGTACCAGTGGTTGAAGctgttgctgcagcagctaTAGCTGAAGTTGTTGAAAGTGCTGTAGCAGCGGAAGTTCCTGCTGTTGAAGCTGCACCAATCCCTGAAGCAGCTCCAGAAGAACCTCAAGTTGAAGCTGCTCCAGAAATCCCTGCTGCAGAAGCTGCACCAGTTGTGGAAGCTGCTACTGAAGTTGCCCCTGCTGACACCCCTGTAGAAGCTGCTGCAGAGCCTGTGGTTGAAGCTGAAGCCGCCCCTGTAGAAGCTGCTGCAGAGCCTGTGGTTGAAGCTGAAGCCGCCCCTGTAGAAGCTGCTGCAGAGCCTGTGGTTGAAGCTGAAGTCGCCCCTGTAGAAGCTGCTGCAGAGCCTGTGGTTGAAGCTGAAGCCGCCCCTGTAGAAGCTGCTGCAGAGCCTGTGGTCGAAGCTGAAGCTGTCCCCACTGAAGcagctgctgatgctgcagctGAAGTTTCTGCCCCCGTGGAGAGCACCGGGGAGCTGGTGGACCCAGCTCCAGTCGTAGCTGAAGCTGCAGGAGAGGATCTGCAGGCGGACGCCCTTGCTGAACCAGTTGAACCATTTGAGGGTACACACTACAACATCCCTTCCCCCACAATCCTTCTCTTTTCCTCTGTGGACCCTGCAGTCTACCAGCAATCATTTTCATCACCATTTATGAGTATACAGTAGTTGTTTGTGATGAGCGTAAGAATAAACCGTAAAAGATACCTGACATCACAAACGCACTTTTATTGTTCTAGCCTTGCACAGGTTGTTCCTTATAGTCCCTTAGTGTTCCATCCATTTTAGCCTTTAACTCTCCAAAAATATCTTCCCCGCTTTATGCTAATTACACCCTGCCCCTCATGGCATATAGTTCAACTCATTGTCTGTAATTGTGCTGCTTCAGCAATCTTTCACATGATGCATGTCTTAACTGCATAGCATTTCACCTTGAGCCTTTTAGCATGGTTTCTTTCACTTCACACTTTTTccaaacatttctttttcacTTACTAATGACTGCCTGCTTATTGCACTCATTCCTTTTTTCTACAATTGCCTTGTACTTTTTTCATAAGTCAATGTATTCTGTTCTTGCcaccattttttgttttctctagTCATACCTAACATACCATGTTTTCTTTATCATTCCCAGTTGTCTTTCCTGAGATGTTACAGCATGATAGAAATCATTCTGCAGCACTGTCTGTCTCCCCATTTTGTGCAGTGGTTTCATGAAACTGTTGTGCTTAATGTTATGTATTTGTGATTGTTTAACACTAAAGATAATGTTAAAGGTACTGTTTGCACTGGTGAAGGGGAAGGTTTCAGTCAtcgtattatttttttacctcaacttctctcctcctcctccgtccctTAAACGTCTCACACTTATTTTGGGTGTTGCATGGTAAAAGTAATACATGTTTATTGTTGGGTATATTCAATTTAATGgataatatgtaaatgtaaactttGATGGTAAAGACTTGGTGTGATTGCAGCCTGGTTGCTGTGTGGAgtccaagtttaaaattttaaactgGTTCTTCAccattaaatgttttgtttgactACAC
This sequence is a window from Centropristis striata isolate RG_2023a ecotype Rhode Island chromosome 10, C.striata_1.0, whole genome shotgun sequence. Protein-coding genes within it:
- the si:ch211-140m22.7 gene encoding fibrous sheath CABYR-binding protein, which gives rise to MAASLLRIGRLSCVKCLRAESWSTLSRAPAAAALSTKSGGSKKPSKKNKSDKDQAKTYFDIEKLVQHKSYEFPKKEVSPAAVAAAAEAAVKAATPSSATLEEVATTTPVEAATPAVEATPIVEESPAVEAVSESASAVEAAPVVEAVAEAAPIVEAVAEAAPVVEAAAEAAPVVEAAAEAAPVVEAAAEAAPVVEAVAEAAPVVEAVAEAAPVVEAVAEAAPVVEAVAEAAPVVEAVAEAAPVVEAVAEAVVEAVTEVVAEAAPVIEAVTEVVAESVPVVEAVAAAAIAEVVESAVAAEVPAVEAAPIPEAAPEEPQVEAAPEIPAAEAAPVVEAATEVAPADTPVEAAAEPVVEAEAAPVEAAAEPVVEAEAAPVEAAAEPVVEAEVAPVEAAAEPVVEAEAAPVEAAAEPVVEAEAVPTEAAADAAAEVSAPVESTGELVDPAPVVAEAAGEDLQADALAEPVEPFEAQMDPIQKLFLDSIREYSTRSQAAGGLIDAGSEYEKALAEEVAKLQRLYGGGDLTSFPEFKFTEPKFDEVSQK